aattttttttggaacgttcgccctgaaacttcctcattactataccaagtgggttatAGTAATCTTTCGGGGGCGCGGGCGTTCTAAGGGGGCGTTCCCTGCCCgatattgccatctcgacctgtcgcgtataggTATGCATTATGCATGCTTTGCTTTGGTATTGAACTTGCAAGTATATACTTCACAACACAAGGCTCATGTAGGTATATTCAAGGTTAAATCATTCATGCTATTTAGATATTGAACGGTTAATTAAATCATTGAAGTGACTAGGTAGGCACTCCGTCACAATAAGGGTGCTTGTCCACTAAAGCAGATGCTTCGATGACAAGATATTCGACTACCCAAAGAAAACAGTGTACAGTAAGCTGGCAGGAaattttgtacagtacgcggcagaaagtaatgtacatcgacctttagaagttgtctctgtcgttgagaccgacaaaacgtcatatagtcatgagtgacagagataacgctccaCAAAGCCATAATAtcgttctaaaggccgatgtacattattttctgccgcgtactgtacgccgTCACaataagggtgcctgtccactaaaTCAGATGCTTCGATGATATTACGACTAACGAAAGAAAGGAGTGTACAGTACTCGGCAGGAATttttgtacatcgaccttgagaaagaaatagcggttccatagagcgttgtctctgttgacGAGACCGGcataacgtcacataggtatgggtgacactgacagagacaacgctctacgaagccgaaatctctttctaaaggttgatgtacttctttcgaaaaccgtgactttgtggATCACTAAAATAAGGCGGCTGTATGGCGCCGGTTTACTTATTGGGGCCATCTTTTACTCATCGTCTATGCTAAAAAAATGCAGATGACGTAGTACACTCTTAATGTTTTTCCGTTTGAAGcatactgatttttttttcatagagatagcgagcaaacgagcaggcggtcacttgatgttaagtaattaccgccatttgcagcaccagaggaaccgccgatgcgttgccggccttttaggaatttgttggtccaccccttgaataaccccatgttgtactCAAGGTGGAAAAAAAAAccactattattttattatttttatttattgcaatttGCACATATTTTGCAATtagtattgtaaaaaaatcaagtcaGTAATTTTAAGGCGGTGCCTCATGCTTGCAACAAACAACATACAGCATTGGCAAACACCACAAAGTTCTACGAAGTAGGTACTTCACGATTCCATTGGAGAATATGCGAACACCCGTCCACACGCTTGCCATTGCTTGTTATCTGCTGTTGGTCGCAAGCATGTGAGGCCGTCATAAGAAAATCAGCTATAAAAATCCAGTGAACACTTCAAAGTGATGATTCAGAGAGGGAACAGTTTGTAGTTTTACGGACGAGCACAAAGCACCACACACGTTATTTTTGAAGCAAAAGAACACGCGCTTCGCTCGTGCGTGGACCAAAGCCATCGCGCACATCATACAAGGCTCCTTTAACATGTAGATGTCATAACCAGTGCATAAATATGGACCATCTTTTTCTCCACTATCCTTGTCCAAAACAGTTTGCGAGCCACTGTTTACTCCATGTAAATCTTTTGCTCCATGCGATTTACTTTTTgccttctttttatttattccaaTTATGAATTGagggaatttatattttaaatgatGTATTAGTTCTTTTTCAATACCAGGTAATACGTTATCGTCGCATTCTGTAGACCATACACCTCCATTTTGTGTTTTAGCCACATTATCAATGGCCACCATAGCAGAATGCTGCATAGGATGTTCTTCTCTAAAGTCATAGGCTATCGTGACAATCCTAATACGTTTAGGATCGACAACCACTGTTACGTTAACATTCTTAAATACATTGTTTACTACAAAATTCACTCCTTTATATATGGCATACCATTTCGCTATTTCAAAAACTGCTTCCATATACTTTCTATGACATTTCACTTCatgtaaactaaaaaaattatcgcTT
The window above is part of the Maniola hyperantus chromosome 27, iAphHyp1.2, whole genome shotgun sequence genome. Proteins encoded here:
- the LOC117994780 gene encoding probable inactive tRNA-specific adenosine deaminase-like protein 3, which produces MSSEIEPPEKKPKLTDNINNNYMETINKCIEQISSSEKNLQPIINGDLYQPLPLIKVYAGHIRNMKTISRTILILNEKIPLKELSHLKRVCRRDVILCPTTFVQNTSSIQEYIESHVTELKDIFEYFKEVDVPMLPPKVTKQYNELRKIWSCHFHRNEYHEKLVSDNFFSLHEVKCHRKYMEAVFEIAKWYAIYKGVNFVVNNVFKNVNVTVVVDPKRIRIVTIAYDFREEHPMQHSAMVAIDNVAKTQNGGVWSTECDDNVLPGIEKELIHHLKYKFPQFIIGINKKKAKSKSHGAKDLHGVNSGSQTVLDKDSGEKDGPYLCTGYDIYMLKEPCMMCAMALVHARAKRVFFCFKNNVCGALCSSVKLQTVPSLNHHFEVFTGFL